In Gemmatimonadaceae bacterium, the sequence ACGGGTCGGAGCCGGCTACTTCCAGCTCTTCTTGTAGGCGGCGATGCCTTCCTTGAGCGTCCCTTCCGTCTCCTTGCTCAGCGCCTTCTCCTTGCGGATCGCTTCGCCGACCTGCGGAAACTGGGCGCCCATGAATTCGTGGAAGCCCCGCTCCCACTCGCGGCAGCGGTTCACCGGCACGTCGTCGAGGTGACCGTTGGATACGGCGTAGATGATCGCGACCTGCTGCTCCACGGCCATCGGCGAATACTGCGGCTGCTTGAGCACTTCCACCGTACGCGCGCCGCGCTCGAGCTGCCGCTTGGTCGCGGCGTCGAGGTCCGATGCGAAGGCGGCGAAGGCTTCGAGCTCGCGGTACTGCGCGAGGTCGAGACGCAACCGACCGGCAACGGAACGCATGGCCTTGACCTGCGCCGAGCCTCCCACGCGGGACACCGAGATGCCGACGTTGATCGCGGGACGGACGCCGGCGAAGAACAGGTCCGACTCGAGGAAGATCTGGCCGTCGGTGATCGAGATGACGTTGGTCGGGATGTAGGCCGAGACGTCACCGGCCTGCGTTTCGATCACGGGGAGCGCGGTGAGCGAACCACCCGGCTTGAAGATCGTCTTGTTGTCGACCACGCTCGGATCTTCGCTGAGCTTGGCGGCACGTTCGAGGAGGCGGCTGTGGAGGTAGAACACATCGCCCGGGAACGCCTCACGGCCCGGCGGCCGGCGGAGCACCAGCGAGAGCTGACGGTACGCCGCGGCCTGCTTGGAGAGGTCATCGTACACGCAGAGCGTCGCCTTGCCCTCGTGGTACATGAAATACTCGGCGATCGCTGCGCCCGTGTAGGGAGCGATGTACTGCATCGGCGCCGGATCCGACGCCGCGGCGACGACGACGATGGAGTACTCCATCGCGCCGGCCTGCTTGAGCTTCTCCACCACCGACGCCACCGTCGACGCCTTCTGGCCGATGGCCACGTAGACGCAGATGACGCCCGTGCCCTTCTGGTTGATGATCGTGTCGATCGCGATGGCCGTCTTGCCGGTGCCGCGGTCGCCGATGATCAGCTCGCGCTGGCCGCGACCGATCGGGATCATCGAGTCGATGGCCTTGATGCCGGTCTGCAGCGGCTCCTTCACCGGCTGCCTGACGATGATGCCCGGCGCCGGAGACTCGACGCGACGGGTCATGGTCGCCGCGATCGGACCCTGGCCATCGATCGGCTCGCCGAGTGCGTTCACGACGCGACCGATGAGGGCGGGACCGACGGGGACTTCGAGCACGCGCGCTGTGCGACGCACCTCGTCGCCTTCCTTGAGCTGGAGATAGTCACCCAGCACGACGGCGCCGATATTGTCCTCTTCGAGGTTGAGCGCTACAGCCGTCACCTTGTTCCCCGTTTCCGACGAGGTCACGTCGAGCATCTCGCCGGCCATCGCCTTGCGCAATCCATAGATGCGGGCGATGCCGTCCTTCACCTCGAGGACGGAACCGACCTCTTCGACATCCAGCGCGTGAAGGTCAGCCGCTTCGATTTCGCGGAGGAGGATGTCCTTGATCTCGCCGGGGCGCAGGATGGTTTCGGAGGCCATGTCGGGACGGTGCGTAAGGATCGGACGACGGGCTGTCTTTGGGGCTTGTGAAAATTATCACAAGCCCCTGGGGCATTCAATGGGACGGTCTTGGTTTGTTGGGTCGCCGGGACCGGTTTCGCCCCTGGCCGAACCGCTCGAACAGGTCAACCGCCCGGAGCCGAGCCAGCGAGGTTGGGCGCGTCCCGATGATCCGTTGGGCGGTCGTGCTCAGATGCGAAGATGAAGCGAAACCGAGCACCTTGGCCACGTCTCCCACGTCGTACCCGGGGTTCTTGGCCAGCTCGGCGGCCGCCAGAAGACGCACCAGGTCGATGACCCGCTTGATGTTGGGCGCATTGCTCCCCGCCGCGAAGGCTCGGCTCAAGTGTTCGCGCGTGATGCCCATCCCGGAAGCCAGGGTCTCGGTGAGTACAGGGCGCCCACCGTAGCCGACGAGAGACGACCAGGCTTGGCGACGGAGCGGGGTGTCGATGTGCAGCACGGGGTGTGGCTCACGAAGCGCGACCGCAAACCGACGGGTGAAGCTGAGCGGCAGGATCAGGTCGAGCAGATGCCCATCGTCCACGGAATCGACGGCGAGGTCGGCGAAATCGCTGGCCGCGCAGCGGGCGACCACGGACGCATCGGTCGATCGCAGCGGGGTCAGGCCGACGAACGGCGTGCTCGGGTATTCTCGCGCCAGGTCGATGGCGTGCGGGGTCTCGTCGTTCGGGGCGCCGAGGTCAACGAGGGCCACGTCAACGAGCTGACGGTGAAAAGCCGCGCGAAAGTCCTTGAGCTGGCGCGCAAGCACGAGGTGGTGGTGCCGCCGGGGAAACGCCTGGCGCGCGAGCGCACGCGACCGATCCCGCACGGCGAGGACGGCGATGGTGAGCGGCCCGGTGGACGCACCGCTGCGATCGACGGGGCGTCTCACGAGGTGCCAGCGCCGGGATCGACCATGCCGGACGCCTTGCGCAACACGGCACGTGCGTTTTCGTAGGCGACGAGCGTCATCGCGCTGTCGAACGTCTCCCATCGACAGGCCGTGATCCCCTCCTCGCGCTGTGGCGTGGTATGCTCGGCGTCGGTCTCGAGGAGGAAGAAGTGGCAGACCTTGTGCACGAGCCGACCGCGAAAGCGGAAGTACCAGTCGATGGTCTCGATGGCGCCGCGCAGTCTGAGGGCCACGAGACCGGTCTCCTCGGCCACCTCGCGCAGAGCGGCGTCGGCGGGCGCTTCCCCGTTCTCGACGTGTCCCTTGGGAAATCCCCAGTTCCTGTACGAGTCGCGGATGACGAGAAAAAGCGGCGCGTCGGGCGTCCGGCGCACAACGATGCCGCCCGCGGAGATTTCCTCCCGGGTCTCGTCGTGCCGCTGGCTGCGGGCGCGCGCGGGCGTCACCTACACACCGGCAG encodes:
- a CDS encoding F0F1 ATP synthase subunit alpha, with the protein product MASETILRPGEIKDILLREIEAADLHALDVEEVGSVLEVKDGIARIYGLRKAMAGEMLDVTSSETGNKVTAVALNLEEDNIGAVVLGDYLQLKEGDEVRRTARVLEVPVGPALIGRVVNALGEPIDGQGPIAATMTRRVESPAPGIIVRQPVKEPLQTGIKAIDSMIPIGRGQRELIIGDRGTGKTAIAIDTIINQKGTGVICVYVAIGQKASTVASVVEKLKQAGAMEYSIVVVAAASDPAPMQYIAPYTGAAIAEYFMYHEGKATLCVYDDLSKQAAAYRQLSLVLRRPPGREAFPGDVFYLHSRLLERAAKLSEDPSVVDNKTIFKPGGSLTALPVIETQAGDVSAYIPTNVISITDGQIFLESDLFFAGVRPAINVGISVSRVGGSAQVKAMRSVAGRLRLDLAQYRELEAFAAFASDLDAATKRQLERGARTVEVLKQPQYSPMAVEQQVAIIYAVSNGHLDDVPVNRCREWERGFHEFMGAQFPQVGEAIRKEKALSKETEGTLKEGIAAYKKSWK
- a CDS encoding helix-turn-helix domain-containing protein, producing the protein MRRPVDRSGASTGPLTIAVLAVRDRSRALARQAFPRRHHHLVLARQLKDFRAAFHRQLVDVALVDLGAPNDETPHAIDLAREYPSTPFVGLTPLRSTDASVVARCAASDFADLAVDSVDDGHLLDLILPLSFTRRFAVALREPHPVLHIDTPLRRQAWSSLVGYGGRPVLTETLASGMGITREHLSRAFAAGSNAPNIKRVIDLVRLLAAAELAKNPGYDVGDVAKVLGFASSSHLSTTAQRIIGTRPTSLARLRAVDLFERFGQGRNRSRRPNKPRPSH
- a CDS encoding NUDIX hydrolase; protein product: MTPARARSQRHDETREEISAGGIVVRRTPDAPLFLVIRDSYRNWGFPKGHVENGEAPADAALREVAEETGLVALRLRGAIETIDWYFRFRGRLVHKVCHFFLLETDAEHTTPQREEGITACRWETFDSAMTLVAYENARAVLRKASGMVDPGAGTS